DNA from Toxoplasma gondii ME49 chromosome X, whole genome shotgun sequence:
CAGTGCTCACGAGCTTCCACTGTTCAGACACAGAGGATCCGAACACGAAGGGCATTCAGACACTTCCTCGAGGAGACTGGCAGCAGGTATGCAGAGCATCACGAAACCCTGTGTAGCTAAATAGCGAGCAAAGGTACGAGACGCCTGGCGAATAACCGTTGTTTGCGCATGTGTGCACTGTCGCGCACATCAACCAGAAAACGTAGATGCACACGCAAACAGCTAAACTAGCGCAGGTGTCATACATTTCTACAGGTGATTGTGTGTGGTCAAATCGCAACCAAAGAACTGGATCCACGTGGGCTGAAGCCTCTGAAGTTTCAGGTTGTCTTTGTATGAGCGATCTGGTTCTCATACAACACGAATGCTGCGGGGTCAGTTAATGCCACCCGCATCACCAGAATATGGTAATTTCTTATTGGGGTACGTTGTTGTGTCTCAGTTCATGATAAAATCAGTGGTCTACACGCATATGAGAAAAGATGGCCTCTCCGCAAGGGCACTTCATTTTTCATCTCACGGCCGGGTACCTTGGTAAaccctcttctcgcgtttcacTATGGGGCGACGCCTTCTTGTTGTAGCGCACATGAACCCCaaatctctctgtcttgaaATTGATGTTCTAATTTACTGAGCCTCAAGCTGTTGAACGATCTCATGTAATCCCGCAGACTCCTGTCACTCAGAGGTCTGACAAACTTGTCAAGTGCGAAGGGAACATTCTTCCAGCTCTCACTATCACTGGGTTAATTTTTTTGGTAGCCGGCAAACAAAGACGAAAGTCTATTTGTTCTGAGGAGGTTGTGAGACTAAACATCCAGCCCATCAGTCCCAGTAACTGGCATGCCCTTCGTGAAACTTACGGCACACCTCGTATGCTCATCTGCGCCGTAGCGTGTATGGGAGAGACCACCGCGGCACGTAGAGGAGGCGCTGCTCACGTCCGCATAAACCAGGCTACTTTTCCCGGTGATATGTCATAGACGACGACACCGAAGACTCACTACTCGACACACGGTCCAACTCAATTAACCGAGCAGACACTCTCCTCGGCGACGAAGCCACCGTGCGATATTGCATTGGATATAGACGTCATCAGTGACGCTCGACCCATTCTTCATTCCCTGAGCGGTCGGATATCTGGGCAtaaaaaagggagacgagaccTCCGCAGGTGACAAAGACTGTGCAAAAAGCGGTTCTGTTGTCGGAAACCCAGTCCCCACGAGCGAACCGCACGAATCTCACCGACGCGTTAGAGACAAATCCGTAAGAGCAGCACAAGAAAAGCACACAGCAAGCTGCCGGTGCATGCCCCGAGAGTGCATGAATCACACCGTTCCTCAAACAGGAAGCACCGCTTCAAAACATCGTCGAGGCACAACAGTGTGGACATAGTCGCACCCCTCTAGTTTCCCAATCCACTTCTACATGGTAGTCGTTCTGTCTCGAACCAGCTCTCTGTGAGACATAAACAGCTGACGGAAAGTGGCAGGCAGCTAAATATCTCCCTATGGCATGCACAGTGGCTGAATCAGTTAGTGGCCCCTTAGATCGTCCAAACCTCTGCTGAGATACGATACGCTGGCCACTGCAGAAAGAGGACTCACGAGCAGTTTGATTGCTTTCTTCATTCCGAGAGCCTGAGGACTCTCACAACACAGGAACAGTGGAGTGATAGTTCATGCATAAGAAGGATGTAGCGACTTTGGTGGAGTTGCAGAGTATACGACAAAATGTGAACTACAGTCATGAATCGTAGCATGCCCCCCGCAGCAGCAACGTGTCGCTCGTTATCCCTGGCAGCGAGGATTCGGTTGCGTCCGACCCGTAACGCAGCTTGTCATGTACATTCTCGATTATCTGCAGGAATATAACCAGGACAAGGTGCGCAGCATTAAACTGAACGCTGATTCTCGTTGTTGGTGCCTGTTCAGTGAGTGGGGAAAAGAGTAACACTCAACTGAGCGAACATCTGAACATGTGGTTCTCATCCACTGTCCATATAATGGCTGCTGCGATCGAACTCGCTGGCATCGCACGGAAACATTGAAGGCCGCAGCGGAAGCCAAGCTGGTCACCCGAGTGTGCTAACGACGCTCCACGAGCCGATACCGCCTTGTCTCTCAGAAAGCTGCAACCAGCTTTCACGAAAAACTACTGCCAGAACAGATAAATGTCACTGTGATATGCAACTTTCAGGCCTGCGAATCATCGCAGATCCTAGCATTTTGGCCAGTTTACTTCTCAGTCAAAGTCCCTCGATCTAAACATATTGTTGGAGCATTGTCTCGTTCGGATGTGTCCTTTACAAACGCCACCATTTTAGATCCACACTCGAAATTCTGAATGCATACACAGATTCACTGTCCACACGCGGAAAAAGTCGCCAGAGACGTGTTTACGGTCTCTGATCGTGTCAAGGTTTTTCACGATGGCATCCTCCACTTAAGGGTCCGTGGTCTGAGTCAGCTGCCCACACGGACAAAATGTTAGCCTGCAGCCGAACCGTCCATGTCAATGCTGTCCCTACCAGGCACACTGATCCTAACGTCAAGAACTCTAGTGAAGAGTCCGCTTCGAGATGGAAAACGAGTGGTTTCTCCATGGGAGGGTGCCGTGAATCTATCTGGAACGAACCGTCGTATGCATCGTAGAAGTCTTCATATCGGACTACTCCAATATCGAAGGCGCCATCTCACATTGTGCTCTCAGAATCAAACAGTGGCGATTCCCACGCGCCAGTAACCGGCTAAATCTCTCTCGCCCCATACCACAAGAGGCAAAAGAACAAGTGGTCCTTCGGGACGGTGATTCCATAAAGCATCCTTCTGACTCTACAAACGCACTACTGCAAACCGCTTCGGCTCACCTGTGGTCTGGACAGAACGGATCCATTACGATGGGAACAGCACACATGAGGTGCGAGCCCTCATGAGTGTGAATGGGGCGTGTTGTCTGCCCAATATCCAGCCTCTGTGTTTTCAGCCGTCCATCATCACGCGTGGCACTCCGCATGCGCTCTACCCCGGAGAGACAATCTGGTATCaaacgacagaaacgaagtTCGGAATATCACAGCGACCAGGGTAAATGGCAGTCGTACGGGTTGCAATGCATCTGCAAATGTATGTGTAGAATTGTTGTTGCCAGACTGGCGTGGTAGTGTCGTTGGTAACTTACTGCACGGCTGAGTCGGCTGGCAGAGGAAAATCAAACACACGAAAAACGTTTGGTAGAAGAGTATCCAGAGCATTGGTAATTCTGAACCGCTGAATCATACTGCCGCAACGCCCTCATTGTGAAATCACTTCCGGTGAATTTTAAGGGGATTTCCGAGCGCTCCTGAGAAACGCATCTGAAGACTTACTTGGAGCTGGCGTAGTTGCTTTACGCGACTTTCTGCCCCAGCTGAGAAAGATGGCGACGAGGACGATAGAAAGTATAACGCTTGCAAGGCTGTAAAATTACACCCACATGAAACGAAAgccagaaaaaagacgatGGGATCATTTACACAATATGGCAAACGGAGCTGTCCCCCTTGCGCGGTGTTCCGTCAGTAGTCGCGTGGCAACAATAATTCTTTTTGTGATAAACACTGCAAAGGCTGCCCCGTGCAACGAATTGGCGAAACGCATTGCAGCGCAGGCAACGGTTCATCGATTCAAGGATAGATATGGCTCCTTAAAACTTCGACAACGGGCGACAGATCCGACGCTTCAGCAGTACCAACTGCGTCATCTCTGGGGCACTCCGGGCTCGCGGGGAGTGTTTGGATaacgagagacacacacgtcCAGGAAGAGAACTTGCTGCAGACAAGGTGGTAATTTGAATGTGTTTCACATGCCCTTGGCAGCCACTTTTCCTCCTGCTTCGCTCGTAGACAAATTATTTGTTCAGGGCTGCGGCGCGAGCCGAGTATCTCGGACGTGCCTCTGTCTTCCACCCACTGCGTCTGCAACCTCCCATAGAATGGATCTCGGTGTCACACGGTGGAACAGAACAGGAACTGAGAATGATCCTCGAGCAATACGTCCCTGTGTATTCCGCAGCAATGAAATTTCACAAAATTGTTTTGCTTTGGTAAGTAACCAGAATGTTGGTTTGATTTCTGTGTGTTCTGTAGCAGCGGTTTGAGCAAGGTCTTTGTAGCACTGACTTCCCATTCATATGAAGGGAAACACGGTATGTCAAGCGGAGTGTTTCGTCGTAGAGCCATAGCCGATAGAACCGAACCACAATGGGGCGAGACGAATGCTCGACATCAGGAtggtcctcttctctccccaaGTAAGTGGAAAGACACgacgtcttcttcactttctcatTGATGAGATATCTTGGTTGACCCCGTTCGTTTCAGTACAACATGGCGAATATTTACCGGGAAACCGACTGTCTTCCTTTTACATAGTCGATATGCTAGAGAAGTATTTCGCTCTGCCATAACTACCCAAGCAGACTTCAACCTCCGTTCAGGGAACCCTCGTTatcgaagaagacacgccAAGAAATGCTTTCAGCTATTTTTCGGAATAACATCGTGGAGATTTCGGAAAACAGATAGTGAACGGTGAACGAGGCCACATGGCGCCTCCTCGAGGTAGACAGACTCTCTAATAATGAAATTCCAGGTAGTGCTCGAGTCTTATATAACTCGAGACGTTTTTCTTAATGCAGCCACGTCCACGCACCCGCCCAGCAGGGGTAGTTGTGGCGCCGATACGATTCAAGACTGCGTTTCAACTCACATTGTGAAGGCCACTATTGGACCTGCCCGTCCGGAGCGTTGGATCCTTGAAGTACGCGCGGTGACGCTCGAATTTGTGCTTAGTTCTTGAGATGATTCGACGGAAGATGACTCAATTGTAGCACCGCGGTCTAGTTCTGAAGCACTGCTGTCTGCTTCAGCAGCACCGCCGTCCCCTCCGACTGTTGTACCctctcgtgtgtctgtccAACTGTACGTACCACTCCAATCAGTATTCGTCTCAAGACCGAGAACGGAATCAACCAAGGTTGTACACATCCGACGTGTAGAACACTCGAAAGTAACGAATGGCACAAGAGCCGTCAGACATAAAGCAACTGAGAAAAGCAGTATACGCGGGTCATGACAGAAGAGCAGCCCACGTCTTGTCTTCAGTCGAGACGGGAGCTGGAAAGCGGTAGGGAACCCCGAATGTTTTTTCTCAATCGTGTTCACCATTCTTCTTTCACTGCTGGTAACACCCCGAGTTGAGACGACTTAATAGGATACCGGTTTTATCGTTTGCAGTGAACCTCAGCGGGACGATACCGGCACAACAACAATCACAAGTTCGCGCTTGGTCGCGAAAACCGTCTCAAATCGGGACGTCTATACGACTATCGGTAGAGACACAACGGAGACTACCCTGGGTCACCAGGGCAGTGTTCAACGTTATTCAATCCATGAACTACTTGACCTGCTTATTTATGCTTCTATAAAGCCGGTGTTGCGTTTTTAGGTGACTAATCCAAATATGTGTAATTTCCAGATGAACTGCTCCCTCcgcggtgcatgcatctccaTTGAGGTCAACAGAATGTGCGGGGAGCTTGCGCCGTCCGCGAAGCAGCTACGAATAATGATGTTGCAGCACGCACCACGCAGCGTCGGGCTCCTGCTGCGTGCTCATCCATTCGCGTACAAGACACGTGCCCTGTTTCCGccaaagacaagaaaacgcAACTTAGTTCTCCTCCACCATAAAAACAGCTGAAGGACAAATGAGGCAATGGCCAGCAACGGTCTGCAGTCCGGCACAATAAGGCGGCAAAAAGTCCATTTGAACAtccgaaaaaaagaaaggtcCTTTATCTACCGCAGTCCAGTCTAGTCACATCGCCTCAAAGAGTAGTAGAGGCGTTTGTCATACCAAGGATGTGATTCATACAAAGGTAGCTTTTAATAGTGGGCCTCAACACTTAGATGTCCGCTTCCGCCGTGCGCATATCGCTACATTACTTGATTAAGTGGTTAGTGTCCAATGCAGGATCAGGCGAAATGCGGAACCAGGACCTCACTGCACTGAAACTGTACAGGAATACCGCACACACTAAACGCCAAAAACCCTAGACCCTGAAAAACCCCTAAAAGCCTAAAATCCCTAAGCTAACTCTAAACTCTAAGCCTTAAACTAACACTAAACCCTAAAGCCTTAAAGAAACCCTAGACCTTCAACCATAAAAAATTCCTTAACCCTAATAAGTCGTATAAAAGGTTCGGCCGTTAAGCCGTAAACAACTCTAAACCCTGGACAGAAGAACGCTGAAAGCCCCTGGAGGGGGAAATGTGAACCCCTAGGAAACAAGGCCTAAACCTAAAATTCCATTAACACTAAACCTAGAAGGCCGTGGTTTCTTCCCTAGGGAACTGTAAACAGTTCTAACAAATAACCGGATCCAGTCGAAGTGAATGTAGTACCTTTTCCAGCGGATGTGTTGATTCCTATCGAGGAACCACAGCTCCATCACTCACCCAGAGTGTGCTAGGAAAAGGAGATGCTACAAACTTGTCGAATGCCTCCGGTTCCTCCCCTAATGAAGAGGATGGTCCGCAATTTGAGCCTCGCAGAAGTTTGCCGTAAGAAGAGACCGGCTAACGTTGTTGTCTACTTTACCACAGCATCGACTTGCGACCAGCCATGAATCCTCTAAGCCCTAACCAGCTTCTGATCCTTTCTCCATCGATGTGTGGCAACATGTGAACAAGACTCCTGCTAATGTCAATATCGAGGTTTCTTAGCAACTCACGGGCGCTTCGTTGTGCCTCCACTGTGCCTTTTGTGGCTACCATGTCGACGCAGAGGTGTGAGTAAGCACTGCACAGACGGTGAGGCAAACCTCATCACAGTAAACACGCAAGGAAAATCACCAAGTCTTCCACATATGCTCCATTGTCTTTAACGTTAAACTGAAGGCGCGTGGAGTGTGCTACAGTCTGCATCTCATGACGACGCGGGTTCACGTTCGACAAGGAAAAACACTTgcagggaggagacacaTGCCCCTGTGATGAAGCCGTCTTGAGGTTTTCGTCGGCCGATATCAGGACTTGACAGGTTTTCCCCCATATTGTTTCAATACGTTTGCGCTCTGTTTTGCCTGGTTACCGCAGTACTTGAGAACAAGACCACTATTGCCTAAAAATCAGACCACTCCTTTTCGTAACTCCATACACTCTTCCGTGGCGATAACAACGGTACCAACAAAATGAATCCTTTGTGCACAACACCCCTTATGACACATTCTTGTCTTTCCCCTGCTCTCCACGTCCCTAGATTCTTTTTCATTCTTCCCCATAGGATGCAAAAAACACATAGGCCTGCCCATGACAAAGGAACCAGGAGAGCATACTGTTACcatgcgtcttctcctgctgcAATCGAGCACTATACTTCACCACTTCATCATTGTTTTGGTTCTTTATCTGGCCACAAAACAATATATGGTAATCACTTTCATCTACAACACCGCGCAAACTTGACTCTGTTCCTCCTTTTGTCGTTCATCCTCTGCATTTTCCCAGGACGACGATGCACACGAAGGTGCTTCAGGAAAAGCTTTGTAAAGAAATCGGGACCACACAGTAAGAGCTGTGTCATGGTTGACGTTTTTGTCCTCGTGACCTTTCAGGTTGGAGTTAACTTcccctcttgtctcttcgtttccacaGCCTCCAACTGTATGCCGTCCTCCTGTCGAatgtctttttctgcatctgGGGCGCGGGCGACGCTGACGACACATTGATGACCCAGGAGGACAGACAGGACGCACCGCTCGAGATTGAGAAACCGAATGTCTCACTGCGAATGAAATCGCTAGTTTCTTTAAcattctctttcttcgtggagaaaagcagacagacAACCGCCTCCTTCACCCGACCGACAGCACATGTTGAGAAACATGTATCTGAAGCCCACGAGGTCATGAAGTTAACATTCTCCTTCAGTCCTCCACCTTCTGCCGCCTCGTCTTGCCGTTCGGTTTCCGTGTCACACTCTTACAACATCGTAGATACGCTCAATGCTTTCTTTTCAAACTCGACTTTTCCCCCTGAAAACACAATCGCAGCAACGAAGAATGCCACAAAAGGAGTGGAGATGGTTTACCTACTTTTGAAACCAGTTCATCTGCTCCGGACTGTACTGCCATTTACCGTATTACTGCTGTTCTCAGGTATGTCGTCTTGCCCCCCGATACCTGCTGGAATAACCTCTTGACTGAACCAATCGCTCCTCATATTCATCAGGTCATCGCCGTCTAGCCGGGCATCCGATTCCTGCCGTACGTTTGGCGAAGCTAAAACTCGCAGCAAGCACAGGTACTAGGCACATCCGGGATATGCGACTTCAAACATAAGCCATTGTGTAAATGGATTATGAGAAATGAACAGTCCTCCAACCCTCTCTCCCCATCAATACTTGACAGTTCATCAAGCGTGCCCTGAATCTCCATCCTGTCAGCGTCAGCTGCAGCATCACTCCGACGTGGTCTGAACTCCTCTACCCTCTTCCCGGAGTAGCCTTAGAAAAGTCAGATACAACACAAACAAGTCACACAGATCTGAAATGGGGTCGAAAAGGGCAGGCGGCTGCAGCCAGCCGCGGCTGCTCACCCATCGCAGACGAGGGAACGACTCAATGGATAGAACGATAATTATATCAATGCATTACCAATTAAGGTGTGTAGCATTTCCTATACCCCTTAACATCACACACTTGATTTCAGCGTCGTACTCAGAAATAATCATAGCCAGCGTCGTTACCAACATCAGGTTCACAAGCCAAAGCAAGAGTTGCTCCTCAGACACAGCGTGGAATAGCTTCAGAGTGATACAGACGCTTGTAGCAGGGGAAGATGATGAGCAAGACTTCAGGTAAAATTGCAGCAAGACAAATCACCAGCCTTCACCTCTGTCCAAACCACAACCAAAAAATTTGTGAAGGAAAAGATGAGAGTCCAGATCAGCCAACGCGCACCTTTCGGCATTCGTCAACGTGAGCAGCTGCTTTTTCAGTGCAAATATGAACAACAAAGAAGCTCCTTCGTAACGCCAGTTCCCTCATCCTACTAACCGTTGCTGAATCGAGTTCTGTCCTTGCCTGCTCCACGAATCCCATGTGAACACCATCGTTCCACAACCCGCTTTCGCCACTTGATACTTCGTGCATCAAGGTAAACGCCACAAAAGCACAGCGCACCGGGCGCGCACCCTGCGTCGTTCCATGTCCCCGGATAAAGATGTGACGCCACACTCTTTCCCCCGCGCCATCGTCCCACCTACCTGGTTTTCCTCCTGTCGCCAACGCCCCCGTGCCCTCTCAAACACAATACACAAAACTGCTACCAGCCTCCGCCGACATCCCCCCACACACCGGCCGACACCCATCAGCTCCATACATGCTACAGCTCACATCGCAGCGAAACATGCCCCCAAACTCTCATGCACTGAATCCTGGACGCAGTCAGCTGTGGGAGCGGCATTTGTCATTCAGCGTTATCCATCGGCTGTTAGATCAAGCCAAACAAAGCCTAATCTACTAATGACACACCCAGCCATGATAAGCCTACGTGTCAGCGAGATTTATGGCCAGCCGTGAAACTCTCAAGCAACATCAGAAAGTGACGATCTGCATCCGTGCTACTGTCGACCAAGCAATGCCTACGGTGGGCCTTCAATATCCCTGCCTGTCACCTCAGTCGTTGTCCACGTGCGACTTCCACGCAGGAAACAACATTTACACCTGGGAGGTACGAGAGAATGCACACAAAGAGCAAATCAGTAGCATGCACCGTTCGCCGTTTCAGGATATGACTAACAGACACTGGTTGTGAACCATAAAACGCCTACTCACAACTGTTCGGTAGACAACTAGGTGAGACACACGGTACCAAGTTCCTGTCCATTCTCTGGTCAGCGCGTACAACCTTCTGGATAATTGCCAGGACGACAGGGTAACAAAGACACAAAGCACTCCCAACTGAAGTAAGGCCTTCGCTCATCCGGGATGTTAAGTCTGCGTATCGAGTTGAGTATGGTGCGCCAAAAACGTGGCGGATTCCCTGCAAACCGTCGTCTACGGGATATCCCTAGGCCTGCGACCGTTACCCGCAACATCTGCCGGACTGCCGCATTACCCCTGGCAGCTTCCTTGTCGCAAGCAGTTGCAGCAGGCATGAAACACTGGACATCCATTGGCAGCGGGTACGAAGCAAGCTGGAATGTATCACATTCTTCAGGAAGATGACCACTGTATGTTCTAAACAGATTTGTCTTTCCGCAGGAAAACACCGCGGATGCGATTGTCTGACTCAGTTCCGGATGGAGGGAAATGTAGGACTGTGATGCAGCAGAACGGTTTGAACCACACGTCCCCCTATGTGATTTCATACTAAGTAGCGCCGCATCCGTTTACTGACTTGCCTGCCTCCTTCGCAGTGACCATACCGCCGTCTACCGCCTGACGCTACAGTTGTTGCACCAATCCCCTGGAATGGCTCAATGCCAGCGTGCGCTTCCACGGGTTGCACGACCTTTTGCCAAGGAGGTGCACACATACTCGTGCCGGCTAACTCGTGCCAACTGCTGCGCCAGCTGTGACGCGCTAGGGGTATTGGCGCCACCCCTATTGTCGTTCTCGATAATAATGCTGGCCGCTACGTCTGCATTTCAAAACCGCACTCATTCATGGCAAT
Protein-coding regions in this window:
- a CDS encoding Toxoplasma gondii family C protein (encoded by transcript TGME49_200590~Predicted trans-membrane domain (TMHMM2.0):35-54:147-170), producing MVNTIEKKHSGFPTAFQLPSRLKTRRGLLFCHDPRILLFSVALCLTALVPFVTFECSTRRMCTTLVDSVLGLETNTDWSGTYSWTDTREGTTVGGDGGAAEADSSASELDRGATIESSSVESSQELSTNSSVTARTSRIQRSGRAGPIVAFTILASVILSIVLVAIFLSWGRKSRKATTPAPTDSAVQLSLRGRAHAECHA
- a CDS encoding hypothetical protein (encoded by transcript TGME49_200595), with translation MDVQCFMPAATACDKEAAREGTGALATGGKPGYSGKRVEEFRPRRSDAAADADRMEIQGTLDELSSIDGERGFAKRGKVEFEKKALSVSTMFVARAPDAEKDIRQEDGIQLEAVETKRQEGKLTPT